The Seleniivibrio woodruffii genome window below encodes:
- a CDS encoding OmpH family outer membrane protein, producing MRTKLFFLLLIMAVFSASAYAKIGVLDFQKVLKESDGGKDVTGKLQAKADEYDKKLSALNEAIKKNQQEYAAKENVANEDYKEKKRAEIQRQIRDFNQNKDDYAKELKRLEMRYLKTIQDDVLKIISSLGQELDTEIILEQNTSGVLYLSPKVDITDVVIQRYNTVFKQQKK from the coding sequence ATGAGAACAAAACTTTTCTTTCTTTTGCTGATAATGGCGGTCTTCTCCGCATCGGCATATGCAAAAATCGGTGTTCTGGATTTCCAGAAAGTTCTGAAAGAATCTGACGGCGGAAAAGATGTAACGGGTAAACTTCAGGCCAAGGCCGATGAATACGATAAAAAACTGTCCGCTCTGAACGAAGCAATCAAAAAGAACCAGCAGGAATATGCCGCTAAGGAAAACGTGGCAAACGAAGACTACAAAGAGAAAAAGAGAGCTGAAATTCAGCGCCAGATAAGAGACTTCAACCAGAACAAGGACGACTATGCGAAAGAGCTTAAAAGACTGGAAATGAGATATCTTAAAACCATTCAGGACGACGTTCTGAAGATAATCTCCTCTCTGGGTCAGGAGCTTGACACCGAGATAATCCTTGAGCAGAACACTTCCGGTGTTCTTTACCTCAGCCCCAAGGTTGACATAACAGACGTTGTTATCCAGAGATACAACACAGTATTCAAACAGCAGAAAAAATAA
- the lpxD gene encoding UDP-3-O-(3-hydroxymyristoyl)glucosamine N-acyltransferase, translating into MKASVLAEKTGGILHGADTEILCVCSFEDIKAGALVPLLVKDLPEGIFESPAAAFLVKTGTETVSGKTFISADDPEMALVAALNAIYPVQRKSGIHPKAHVAESAVIGENVFIDAFAYIGENVRIGNNCVIRANVTIADGVVMGDDCDIHPNVSIYSGSKLGSRVLLLSGAVIGADGFGFYQRGGKNVKIPHVGGVLLGDDVEIGANSCVDRGKFSDTVIGEGTKIDNQCMVGHNCVLGKGCVMAGQAALAGSTTLGDYVIMGARSGAADHLNICSKTMLAGQCGVISDIDKPGIYAGFPHTSRKGWLREVLLLRGLPDTIKRIEEIERKLNNDGH; encoded by the coding sequence ATGAAAGCGTCTGTTCTTGCTGAAAAGACAGGCGGAATACTTCACGGGGCAGACACAGAGATTCTCTGTGTCTGTTCTTTTGAGGACATAAAAGCGGGAGCTCTGGTTCCTCTTCTTGTGAAGGATCTTCCGGAGGGCATTTTCGAATCCCCCGCCGCCGCATTTCTGGTCAAGACCGGAACGGAAACCGTCAGCGGAAAGACTTTCATCTCCGCAGACGACCCCGAAATGGCTCTTGTTGCCGCTCTGAACGCAATCTATCCCGTTCAGCGCAAATCAGGCATTCACCCCAAAGCACATGTTGCCGAATCCGCCGTGATAGGCGAAAACGTTTTCATCGATGCCTTTGCATACATAGGCGAGAACGTGCGCATCGGCAATAACTGCGTTATCCGTGCGAACGTGACCATCGCCGACGGCGTTGTCATGGGCGACGACTGCGACATCCACCCCAACGTAAGCATCTATTCAGGCTCAAAACTGGGCAGCAGGGTGCTCCTGCTCTCCGGTGCCGTTATCGGTGCCGACGGATTCGGATTCTACCAGCGTGGCGGAAAGAACGTAAAAATTCCCCACGTGGGCGGAGTTCTGCTGGGTGACGACGTTGAGATAGGTGCAAACAGCTGTGTTGACAGAGGTAAGTTCTCCGACACTGTCATAGGCGAAGGCACGAAGATAGACAATCAATGTATGGTGGGGCACAACTGTGTGCTCGGCAAAGGCTGTGTCATGGCAGGGCAGGCGGCTCTGGCAGGCAGCACGACGCTGGGCGACTATGTTATCATGGGCGCACGCTCAGGCGCAGCAGACCACCTGAATATATGCTCAAAGACAATGCTTGCCGGACAGTGCGGGGTGATCTCCGACATCGACAAGCCCGGAATATACGCAGGATTCCCCCACACATCCAGAAAAGGCTGGCTGCGTGAGGTTCTGCTTCTGCGCGGACTTCCCGACACAATTAAGAGGATTGAAGAGATTGAGAGGAAACTGAACAATGATGGACATTAG
- the fabZ gene encoding 3-hydroxyacyl-ACP dehydratase FabZ, translating into MMDIREIMKKLPHRYPFLLVDRVLEMDSESITAIKNVTMNEPFFQGHFPSYPVMPGVLIVEAMAQVAGIHTISTAEEVPENALFFFMGVDGVKFRKQVVPGDQLVMKIKVLKKKKDLVKVKGEAFVDGQLACEGELTAIMRAG; encoded by the coding sequence ATGATGGACATTAGAGAAATAATGAAAAAACTCCCCCACAGATACCCTTTTCTGCTTGTTGACAGGGTTCTGGAGATGGACAGCGAAAGTATAACCGCTATCAAGAACGTAACAATGAACGAACCCTTCTTTCAGGGACATTTCCCTTCATACCCCGTTATGCCCGGCGTGCTCATCGTCGAGGCTATGGCGCAGGTTGCGGGAATACATACCATTTCAACCGCTGAGGAGGTTCCGGAGAACGCTCTCTTCTTCTTCATGGGTGTTGACGGCGTAAAATTCCGCAAACAGGTTGTTCCCGGCGATCAGCTTGTTATGAAAATAAAAGTTCTTAAAAAGAAAAAAGACCTCGTAAAGGTCAAGGGCGAAGCTTTTGTTGACGGCCAGCTTGCATGTGAAGGCGAACTGACAGCAATAATGAGAGCCGGCTAG
- the lpxA gene encoding acyl-ACP--UDP-N-acetylglucosamine O-acyltransferase — protein MIHKDAIVHPSAQIADSAVIEKGAFIGKNCVIGENVIVGYNAVVERDTVVGDGTRVCMNAHIGGDPQDYSFKGEDTKLIIGKNCLFREFSTVHRASTKEDVWETVVGDNCFIMSYAHVAHDCKLANNVTMTSFSALGGHCRVGSFVNMGGFAAAHQFVRIGSGCMIGGKATLLKDAPPFCMLAGTPAELEGLNSVGLKRRGIGPEVRMELKRALSIYMDLTVKLVDLPEELSFLHPYPEVLEFIDFIKDSKRSFVRG, from the coding sequence ATGATTCATAAGGATGCGATAGTACACCCCAGTGCGCAGATCGCTGACAGTGCCGTAATTGAAAAGGGCGCTTTCATCGGTAAAAACTGCGTTATCGGTGAGAACGTTATAGTCGGCTACAACGCTGTTGTTGAACGTGACACTGTTGTCGGCGACGGAACAAGGGTCTGCATGAACGCCCATATCGGCGGCGACCCTCAGGACTACAGCTTTAAAGGCGAAGACACAAAACTGATAATCGGGAAGAACTGTCTTTTCCGTGAGTTCAGCACAGTGCACAGAGCCTCAACAAAAGAGGACGTGTGGGAGACTGTTGTAGGCGATAACTGCTTCATCATGTCATACGCACACGTTGCCCACGACTGCAAGCTCGCAAACAACGTGACCATGACCAGCTTTTCAGCACTCGGCGGTCACTGCCGTGTGGGTTCGTTTGTAAACATGGGCGGATTCGCCGCAGCGCACCAGTTCGTGCGTATCGGCTCCGGCTGTATGATAGGCGGAAAAGCAACCCTGCTTAAGGACGCACCCCCTTTCTGTATGCTTGCGGGAACACCTGCTGAGCTTGAAGGGCTTAACAGTGTCGGTCTTAAGAGAAGAGGGATCGGACCTGAGGTCAGAATGGAGCTGAAGCGTGCTCTTTCCATTTATATGGATCTGACTGTTAAACTTGTCGATCTGCCCGAAGAACTGTCGTTCCTGCATCCCTATCCTGAGGTGCTGGAGTTCATCGACTTCATCAAAGACAGCAAGAGAAGTTTTGTAAGGGGCTGA
- a CDS encoding LpxI family protein has product MKVAVVAGYGVLPKLAAENLLKKGHSVLVVALDEAVSIGFSDVQGIDLEKISVTQIGKLLKLLKKYNTESVLFAGKVNKTLIYSNLKFDLLAVKILAGLRNRKDDTVMDAVCKLITENGMQIMDQTYALDSLYLEKGIYTKKRPTKEQEEDIAFGYDTAKELGRLDIGQTVVIKNKAVMALEAIEGTDLAIERGCRLAKEGAVVVKCAKPSQDLRFDIPTVGVDTLKILSDNNGVVLAVEAGRTFVVDIDKCIRFADENNIVIVAI; this is encoded by the coding sequence TTGAAAGTTGCCGTCGTAGCAGGATATGGTGTCCTGCCCAAGCTTGCCGCAGAAAATCTGCTTAAAAAGGGACACAGCGTTCTCGTTGTTGCTCTGGATGAAGCGGTCAGCATCGGGTTCTCAGATGTTCAGGGAATAGACCTTGAAAAGATAAGTGTGACCCAGATTGGCAAACTTCTGAAATTACTGAAAAAATATAACACTGAGAGCGTCCTGTTCGCCGGAAAGGTGAACAAGACGCTCATCTACTCAAACCTCAAGTTCGATCTGCTGGCTGTAAAGATTCTGGCGGGACTGAGAAACCGCAAAGACGACACTGTCATGGACGCTGTCTGCAAGCTGATAACCGAAAACGGCATGCAGATCATGGATCAGACCTACGCTCTGGACAGTCTCTATCTGGAAAAAGGTATCTATACTAAGAAACGCCCCACGAAAGAGCAGGAAGAGGACATCGCTTTCGGCTATGACACCGCAAAAGAACTTGGCAGGCTGGACATAGGCCAGACAGTGGTCATAAAGAACAAAGCCGTTATGGCTCTTGAGGCCATAGAGGGCACAGACCTCGCCATTGAAAGGGGTTGCAGGCTGGCAAAAGAGGGTGCGGTTGTTGTTAAATGTGCGAAACCGTCACAGGATCTGAGATTCGATATCCCTACAGTAGGGGTTGACACATTAAAAATTTTATCAGATAATAATGGAGTTGTTCTTGCTGTGGAGGCAGGAAGAACTTTCGTAGTGGACATAGACAAATGCATCAGATTTGCTGATGAAAACAACATTGTGATTGTAGCGATATAG
- a CDS encoding chemotaxis protein CheX — protein MKAEHINPFITSTCEVFRTMLSIDPVRGQLYVKTNEKLPYDISGIIGLAGDSTGFIIISMTESLALKVVEKFIGEKKEKMDEDVMDAVGEILNMIAGGAKQIFSRTGVRFKISIPNVVMGKDHMVGKQKNVHCLGMTFKVGDEVFVIEVALKDGN, from the coding sequence ATGAAAGCGGAACACATTAACCCCTTCATAACATCAACATGCGAAGTCTTCAGAACCATGCTCAGTATCGACCCTGTGCGTGGGCAGCTTTATGTCAAAACCAATGAAAAACTCCCTTATGACATCTCCGGAATAATAGGTCTGGCGGGTGATTCCACAGGCTTTATCATAATCAGCATGACGGAATCTCTGGCTCTGAAAGTTGTCGAAAAGTTCATCGGCGAAAAGAAAGAGAAGATGGACGAAGACGTTATGGATGCCGTTGGCGAGATACTCAACATGATAGCAGGCGGCGCAAAACAGATCTTTTCACGCACAGGTGTGCGGTTCAAAATATCCATCCCCAACGTTGTGATGGGAAAAGACCATATGGTGGGCAAACAGAAGAACGTTCACTGCCTCGGAATGACCTTCAAGGTCGGCGATGAGGTCTTTGTCATAGAAGTTGCCCTGAAAGACGGTAACTAA
- a CDS encoding prepilin peptidase, translating to MDILKGIYIFFIGACLGSFMNVLTYRLPRGLNIAFPPSSCPKCGQKIRFYDNIPVFSWFILGGRCRNCKTPVSIMYPLTELLTALLFLACYIKFGNTLTMWHGCAVVFFMLAAAFADVFTAADENFECGIIPDSLNIAGFVIGFLLTYLLYGFKFPLYGALAGFLGLFIPSYLFKLIRKKEGMGGGDIKLMAVVGAMLGIKSVFFVIFASAFMGAVFGITLQAVSGRKNIIMPFGPFIAAAAILYLFYAPLVDKFLYGM from the coding sequence GTGGACATACTTAAAGGTATCTATATCTTTTTCATAGGCGCATGTTTAGGCAGTTTCATGAACGTGCTTACCTATCGCCTCCCCAGAGGGCTCAACATTGCATTCCCCCCTTCCTCCTGCCCCAAATGCGGACAGAAGATAAGGTTTTACGATAACATCCCGGTATTTTCATGGTTCATCCTCGGCGGCAGATGCAGAAACTGCAAAACCCCCGTTTCAATAATGTACCCGCTTACGGAACTGCTGACGGCATTGCTGTTTCTTGCCTGCTATATAAAATTCGGCAACACGCTGACCATGTGGCACGGATGCGCAGTTGTGTTCTTTATGCTGGCGGCGGCATTTGCGGACGTTTTCACTGCAGCGGACGAGAACTTTGAATGCGGCATAATTCCCGACAGCCTGAACATCGCAGGTTTTGTCATAGGCTTTCTGCTGACATATCTGCTCTACGGCTTCAAATTTCCACTTTACGGTGCGTTGGCAGGTTTTCTCGGCCTGTTCATCCCGTCCTATCTTTTCAAGCTCATACGCAAAAAAGAGGGCATGGGCGGCGGCGACATAAAGCTTATGGCTGTTGTCGGTGCCATGCTGGGTATAAAATCCGTTTTTTTCGTTATCTTCGCTTCGGCATTTATGGGGGCAGTGTTCGGAATAACCCTTCAGGCTGTTTCCGGCCGAAAAAACATCATAATGCCTTTCGGGCCGTTTATCGCAGCGGCGGCAATACTTTATCTGTTTTATGCGCCGTTGGTTGACAAGTTCCTGTATGGCATGTGA
- the tyrS gene encoding tyrosine--tRNA ligase: MLRPEEQLELIKRGTEEIISEEDLLKKLQKSYEENKPLRVKVGFDPTAPDLHLGHTVVIQKMKHFQNLGHQVIFLIGDFTGMIGDPTGKSETRKALTREQVLANAETYKEQVFKILDPEKTEVAFNSTWMGAMSSQDMIKLASQYTVARMLERDDFSKRYSNNKPISIHEFLYPLVQGYDSVELRSDVEMGGTDQKFNLLVGRDLQRTYGQSPQIAITMPILEGLDGVNKMSKSLNNYIGIAESPADMFGKMMSVSDELMFRYYLLLSDKSMAEIELLKKTVADGSKHPMEAKKELAVEIITRFHSAEEAAEARTNFEKIFSKHENPEDMVEFTASSEDKLVDIIGKLQFAPSNSEARRTAKAGGVYLDGNRVENIDIALDKGEYVLKVGKRKFAKLTVN; the protein is encoded by the coding sequence GTGCTAAGACCGGAAGAACAACTGGAACTGATCAAACGTGGAACTGAGGAGATAATCAGCGAAGAGGATCTGCTGAAAAAACTTCAGAAATCGTATGAAGAGAACAAACCTCTCAGGGTCAAAGTGGGATTCGACCCCACCGCACCGGACCTGCACCTCGGACATACCGTTGTCATCCAGAAAATGAAACACTTTCAGAACCTTGGTCATCAGGTTATTTTCCTTATCGGTGACTTCACAGGTATGATAGGCGACCCCACAGGAAAAAGCGAAACCAGAAAAGCCCTCACCAGAGAGCAGGTTCTCGCCAACGCCGAAACCTATAAAGAACAAGTATTTAAGATTCTCGATCCCGAAAAGACCGAAGTTGCGTTCAACAGCACATGGATGGGAGCGATGAGCTCTCAGGATATGATAAAGCTGGCCTCCCAGTATACCGTTGCCAGAATGCTTGAGCGTGATGATTTCTCCAAAAGATACTCAAACAACAAACCCATAAGCATACACGAATTCCTCTATCCGCTGGTTCAGGGCTACGACTCGGTTGAGCTTCGCAGCGACGTTGAGATGGGCGGAACAGACCAGAAATTCAACCTTCTTGTGGGACGTGACCTCCAGAGAACCTACGGACAGTCCCCGCAGATAGCCATCACGATGCCCATTCTGGAAGGTCTGGACGGCGTGAACAAAATGTCCAAATCTCTGAACAACTACATAGGTATTGCGGAATCCCCCGCCGACATGTTCGGCAAGATGATGTCCGTTTCCGATGAGCTGATGTTCAGATATTATCTGCTGCTTTCCGACAAATCCATGGCGGAGATCGAACTGCTGAAAAAAACCGTTGCAGACGGCTCAAAGCACCCCATGGAAGCAAAAAAGGAACTTGCGGTTGAGATAATCACCCGTTTCCATTCCGCAGAAGAGGCGGCCGAAGCGAGAACAAACTTTGAGAAGATCTTCTCAAAGCATGAAAACCCCGAAGATATGGTAGAATTTACCGCATCTTCCGAGGATAAACTTGTTGATATCATCGGAAAACTCCAGTTTGCCCCCAGCAACAGCGAAGCAAGACGCACAGCCAAGGCGGGCGGGGTATATCTGGACGGTAACAGGGTTGAAAATATTGACATCGCCCTTGATAAGGGTGAATATGTCTTAAAGGTTGGCAAGAGAAAATTTGCCAAACTTACAGTAAATTAG
- a CDS encoding DUF1015 domain-containing protein, whose product MSIVRPFAGVRYNLEEVLLKSVVAPPYDVISPEMKQELKDKSPYNVVTLDLPDGADDKYANAAALYKEYLDNKILVKDQKPGFYVYEQVYTYGGKEYVRTGFVGLLKIEELGKGSVYPHEKTLSGPKKDRFELMKACKTNFSQIFGLYMDKDNRMNLVFNEAKKNMPTASAMDDDGVKNTIWSVQNENTVRMIEEFMKDKAIYIADGHHRYETALNYRDYAREQNADMEKEEKPYDYVMMMFVNFYDEGLKIFPTHRVLEVDSSFSFEAFKEKLRFDFTIEKLADAAAADAYVNDASGERTMAIYYDNTYYGIKANDEVIENLAQVYRKVDTYLLQEGIMKKFLNVSDERLLKKEGVYFVQTLEQIEKLAADKKAVGFILKGVDIEIVREISESGMVMPQKSTYFYPKLQTGLVIYQF is encoded by the coding sequence GTGTCTATTGTAAGACCTTTTGCGGGCGTACGCTACAATCTTGAGGAAGTGCTTCTGAAGAGTGTTGTTGCCCCTCCCTATGACGTCATTTCTCCCGAAATGAAACAGGAGCTGAAAGATAAAAGCCCCTACAACGTTGTGACACTGGATCTGCCCGACGGCGCAGACGACAAATATGCCAATGCTGCCGCACTTTACAAAGAGTACCTCGACAACAAGATACTCGTTAAAGACCAGAAACCCGGATTCTATGTTTATGAGCAGGTCTACACCTACGGCGGAAAAGAATACGTCCGCACAGGCTTCGTCGGCCTTCTGAAAATAGAAGAGCTGGGCAAAGGCTCTGTTTATCCCCATGAAAAGACCCTTTCCGGTCCCAAAAAGGATAGATTTGAGCTGATGAAGGCCTGCAAAACCAATTTCAGCCAGATATTCGGTCTCTACATGGACAAGGATAACCGCATGAACCTCGTTTTCAACGAGGCAAAAAAGAACATGCCCACAGCGTCTGCAATGGACGATGACGGCGTTAAGAACACCATCTGGTCTGTTCAGAACGAAAACACAGTCCGCATGATCGAAGAGTTCATGAAGGACAAGGCAATATACATCGCCGACGGACACCACAGATATGAAACTGCTCTGAACTACAGAGACTATGCCCGTGAGCAGAACGCGGACATGGAGAAAGAGGAGAAGCCCTACGACTACGTCATGATGATGTTCGTGAACTTCTACGACGAAGGTCTGAAGATCTTCCCCACCCACAGGGTGCTTGAAGTGGATTCATCATTCAGCTTCGAGGCTTTCAAAGAGAAACTGCGCTTCGATTTCACCATTGAAAAGCTGGCAGATGCCGCCGCAGCCGACGCATACGTTAACGATGCCTCAGGCGAACGCACAATGGCAATCTACTACGACAACACCTATTACGGTATCAAGGCCAACGACGAGGTAATCGAGAACCTCGCACAGGTCTACCGCAAGGTCGATACATACCTGCTTCAGGAAGGCATCATGAAGAAATTCCTGAACGTCAGCGATGAAAGACTCCTCAAAAAAGAGGGTGTCTACTTCGTTCAGACCCTTGAGCAGATTGAAAAACTCGCCGCCGATAAAAAGGCCGTGGGCTTCATTCTGAAAGGTGTGGACATTGAAATAGTAAGGGAGATTTCCGAGAGCGGAATGGTCATGCCTCAGAAGTCTACCTACTTCTACCCGAAACTGCAGACAGGACTTGTGATATATCAATTCTGA
- the rho gene encoding transcription termination factor Rho codes for MNLTDLKKKAIEELVTIADSVGIENSDGLLKQELIFEILKTTSARNGQIYGQGVLEILPDGFGFLRSPNYNYLPGPDDIYVSPAQIRKFGLRNGDTVAGEIRPPKDNEKYFALLKVEEVNFETANRMRTLFENLTPLFPEERLQLEYKPAAYETRIMNLISPIGKGQRGLLVAPPKTGKTMLLKSIANAISENHPEVYLIILLIDERPEEVTDMQRSVNAEVISSTFDEPAYRHVQVSEMVLNKAKRLVEHKKDVVILLDSITRLARAYNSIEPPSGKVLSGGVDSNALHKPKRFFGAARNIEEGGSLSIIATALVDTGSRMDEVIFEEFKGTGNMELHLDRRLVERRIFPALDINKSGTRREELLLTKEELNKVWILRRFLANMNSIDAMEFLLDKMKGTKTNVEFLENMGK; via the coding sequence GTGAATCTTACCGATCTTAAGAAGAAAGCTATTGAAGAGCTTGTCACTATTGCGGATTCTGTCGGAATAGAAAACTCCGACGGCCTGCTCAAACAGGAACTCATCTTTGAAATCCTTAAAACCACCAGTGCCAGAAACGGACAGATATACGGTCAGGGGGTTTTGGAGATTCTGCCGGACGGTTTCGGCTTCCTCCGCTCACCCAACTACAACTACCTGCCCGGACCCGATGATATATATGTTTCCCCCGCTCAGATACGTAAATTCGGCCTCAGAAACGGCGACACGGTTGCCGGAGAGATAAGACCCCCTAAAGACAATGAAAAATATTTCGCACTGCTTAAGGTCGAAGAGGTAAACTTTGAGACCGCAAACAGAATGCGCACCCTTTTCGAAAACCTTACGCCCCTTTTCCCCGAAGAAAGACTCCAACTCGAATACAAACCCGCAGCATACGAAACCAGAATAATGAACCTCATTTCACCCATCGGTAAAGGCCAGAGGGGACTTCTTGTGGCTCCTCCCAAAACCGGTAAGACCATGCTGCTTAAAAGCATCGCAAACGCAATTTCCGAAAACCATCCCGAGGTTTACCTCATAATCCTTCTTATAGACGAGCGTCCCGAAGAGGTTACCGACATGCAGAGATCGGTTAACGCAGAGGTTATCAGCTCAACTTTCGACGAGCCTGCATACAGACACGTTCAGGTATCCGAAATGGTTCTTAACAAAGCAAAAAGACTCGTGGAGCACAAAAAGGACGTAGTTATCCTTCTGGACTCCATCACCCGTCTGGCCAGAGCCTACAACTCCATCGAACCGCCCTCAGGCAAGGTTCTTTCCGGTGGTGTGGACTCAAACGCACTGCATAAGCCCAAAAGATTTTTCGGTGCGGCCAGAAACATAGAAGAGGGCGGCTCACTCTCGATCATCGCCACAGCCCTTGTGGACACAGGTTCCAGAATGGACGAGGTTATCTTTGAGGAATTCAAAGGTACCGGCAACATGGAACTCCACCTCGACAGAAGACTGGTTGAGCGCCGTATATTCCCCGCTCTTGATATCAACAAGTCCGGCACTCGCCGTGAGGAACTTCTGCTGACCAAAGAGGAACTGAACAAAGTTTGGATCCTCCGCCGATTCCTGGCAAATATGAACAGTATAGATGCCATGGAGTTCCTGCTGGATAAAATGAAAGGAACGAAGACGAACGTCGAGTTTCTGGAGAATATGGGTAAATAA
- the vapB gene encoding type II toxin-antitoxin system antitoxin VapB, which produces MSSAKVFKSGNSQAVRLPKEYQLDVDEVIIKKVGNMLILIPESGVWDNFEKGLSMFDDSFMDNRNQPAVQEREGF; this is translated from the coding sequence ATGAGCAGTGCAAAAGTGTTTAAAAGCGGCAACAGTCAGGCGGTGAGACTTCCGAAAGAGTATCAGCTTGATGTTGATGAGGTCATCATCAAAAAGGTCGGCAATATGCTTATTCTCATTCCGGAATCCGGAGTCTGGGACAACTTTGAGAAAGGTTTGTCCATGTTTGACGATTCTTTCATGGATAACAGAAATCAGCCGGCTGTGCAGGAAAGGGAAGGCTTCTGA
- the vapC gene encoding type II toxin-antitoxin system tRNA(fMet)-specific endonuclease VapC has translation MMYMLDTNICIYIIKRRPPEIIEKFRTFSVSEIAISSVTLAELEYGVCKSQHSEKNRDALALFVSPLNILSFDSLAAVKYGEIRAKLEKEGRIIGAMDMLIAAHAMSLGLTLVTNNTNEFERIDGLRLENWS, from the coding sequence CTGATGTATATGCTTGACACCAACATCTGCATTTACATCATAAAGCGCAGACCACCTGAAATCATTGAAAAATTCAGAACGTTTTCCGTTTCAGAGATAGCCATTTCATCTGTCACCCTTGCAGAACTTGAATATGGTGTCTGTAAAAGTCAGCATTCTGAAAAGAACAGGGACGCACTCGCTCTGTTTGTTTCTCCTCTCAATATACTGTCCTTCGACAGCCTTGCGGCTGTTAAGTATGGTGAGATCAGGGCAAAACTGGAAAAAGAGGGCAGGATTATCGGTGCAATGGATATGCTGATTGCCGCCCATGCCATGTCACTGGGGCTTACCCTTGTTACAAACAATACGAATGAATTTGAAAGAATAGACGGTCTCCGACTTGAAAACTGGTCATAA
- a CDS encoding ferritin gives MISKKMLKALNKQLNFELYSAYVYLAMAANANTMGLKGFSNWFHVQFQEELFHADRFYNYILDQDGEVELEQIDKPKKEYKDAQELFDVSLEHEREVTRRIYDIASLALEEKDHGTHSWIQWFITEQQEEEANVKDIKDKLKLAGSTGQGLFMINTELAARVFTPPAVP, from the coding sequence ATGATCAGCAAAAAGATGCTCAAAGCACTGAACAAACAGCTCAATTTCGAGCTTTACTCCGCATATGTGTATCTGGCCATGGCGGCCAACGCAAACACTATGGGACTTAAAGGCTTTTCAAACTGGTTCCACGTTCAGTTTCAGGAGGAGCTGTTCCATGCGGACAGATTCTACAACTATATCCTCGATCAGGACGGAGAGGTTGAACTGGAGCAGATAGACAAGCCCAAAAAGGAATACAAAGACGCTCAGGAGCTTTTCGATGTCAGTCTTGAACACGAAAGGGAAGTCACCAGAAGAATTTACGACATCGCCTCTCTGGCTCTTGAAGAGAAGGATCACGGCACACACAGCTGGATACAGTGGTTCATCACAGAACAGCAGGAAGAGGAAGCGAACGTTAAGGATATCAAAGATAAGCTGAAACTGGCGGGCAGCACCGGACAGGGTCTGTTTATGATCAACACCGAGCTTGCGGCAAGAGTGTTCACTCCCCCCGCAGTTCCCTGA